The sequence TACGACCGCCCCGTACGAATGGGAAAAAGTTATTGGGCTGCCTTGAAAGACAAGGTTATAAAGTGATAATATTAGATGAGTAAGTACCCCTGCATCGTAGATATATGAGATTAATTTTTTCAAACATTTTCGAGCAGCTTATTATTGGAGAAAGTAATGCTGAGAGGAGCGTTTCCGCTCGTCAATATAAATACATAAGCAACCGATAAATTGACGGACGATTGATAAACGCCGTTCCCAAAGTTGGGGGGCGGCTTTTTTTATATCTTTAAAAATATTGCGAGCCGTTAAATGTTATTCACGTTATTTCGATAATAATATTATTATGATGTATTAATAAATAATATATATTGAATATCATTATATTTAACGATGACTATTTTTAATCTCATTTTGGGATTGTAAACAAAGGTCAGATACAATCATAATCCTGTATCGAGTCTCCGGTAAATAGAAGTAATAATTTAGAAAGTTGCCGTTAGAATATCTCTGAATTTATTAACCGTACAAGAGAACAAAATAAATGTTAAAGTCGCTTTTATTAAACGCTTCGCTTCTGATAGCAATCGGGACGTTGTTTAACCTGCTCTATAATTTACGAAGGAAAAGCAAGCTTTTATTTGGCGTCCTTGTAGGGATATTATTTGGCTTATCGGCTATAGCGGGAATGAATTTGCCGTATCAATACGCGCCTGGCATCTTTTACGACGGACGCTCGATAATTTTAACTGTTGCCGGATTATTCGGAGGACCGGTCAGCGCCGCTATAGCGGTAGTCGTTGCTTCGATCTACAGAATTACGCTCGGCGGTCCCGGCGTTATAGCGGGCGTAGCTTCGATTATTGGTCCCGCTTTAACGGGCTTGTTGATACGCCGGTACTACAATAACAATCCGTTAAATTACTCAGTTGGCGTATTGTTCGTTGCCGGATTTCTTGGAAGCATTGTTATGTTGGCTTCCCAAACGCTGATAATACCGATACCGAGCGGATGGAATATTGTAAAACAAATATGGCTGCCGGTAATGATCGTTTTCCCTGTCGCCACGGTTTTGCTCGGATTAATTTTGTCAAATGAAGAAAAAAGGATTCATTCCGAACAATTATTGTCGCGCGAACGGGAAAAATTAAAACTGATTACCGATAACGTGACGGATGTGGTATGGCTTACCGATTTGAATTTTAGACCTACTTTTATAAGTCCTTCCGTGTCAAATCTTCTGGGATATTCCGTTGAAGAGTATTTGAAATTGAAAGTGGAAGATTTATATCCTCCCGAAATATTAATGCGTATAAATAAATGGTTGAACGAGGAGCTTGCCGAGGATAAAAGGGCGGATGCCGATAAAAACAGAAACAGGATTTATGAAATTCAACAGTACAGAAAAGACGGAAGCCTGGTAGAACTGAGCGTCAACGTGAGATTTTTAAGGAACGAATACGGAGAACCGGTAGGATTAATCGGCGTTTCGAGAGACGTTACCGAGAAAAAGAAAAACGAAAAAGTTAAAGAAATACTCTACGACGTTTCCAGAATTTCCGCCGCCGAAATCGGTCTGGTTGAATTTGCGTCGCATATTCACAAGCAAATTAAAAGTATATTAAGAGCTGAGAATTTTTATATCGCCCTCTACGATAAAGAGACCGATCTTTACAAGTTTATCTATCACACAGATAAATATGACGAGTATGTTGTTAACGAGCCGGTCAGCTTGAAAGACGGACTTACCGATTATGTAAGGAAAAATGCAAAGGCTAGTTTGATTTCCCGTTCCGAAGACGAAAAACTGAGAGAAAAAGGCGTAATTAATCTTGTAGGTCGCGAAGCCGTTATCTGGATGGGCGCTCCCATAATAAACTCTTCCCGCGGTGAAGTTATAGGAGTAATTGCGCTGCAGGATTATGAATCCGAAAATGCATACACGGAAGACGATTTACGCACTCTCGAAATTATTGCCTCTCAACTCGGTTTGTTTATCGACCGCGTTAAAATTCTGGAAGAACTGAAAATTGCCAAAGAAAAAGCAGAGCTTTCCGACAGACTCAAAACCGAATTTATGGCGCAGATGTCGCACGAAATCAGAACTCCCATCAATATCATTACAGGGAGCATGCAATTGATAATGGATGAACTTCCCGATAAAAAAAATCCGGAAATCGAAGAGCTTTTCGACAGTATTAATATCGCCGCTGCGCGCATAATCAGAACCATCGATATGATACTCAATTATTCCGAACTTCAAACCGATTCGTACGAAACAAACATTAAGATTCTCGATCTGGAAGAAATTCTGAAGAAAAAATTAGTCGGGGAATTTAAAATTTCGGCGCAAAGCAAAGGCATAAATCTTAAATACGAGTGCAATGCAAAGAATACGAGAATCAGAGGAGACGAATACAGCGTGCATCAGATATTTGCCAATCTGATTGACAATGCCCTCAAATATACTCACGAAGGGGAAGTAAAAATCACCGTGACGGAAACCGGGAATAAAGTAAAAGTGGAAATTTCGGATACGGGCATCGGCATGAGCGAAGATTTTTTGAAAAAAATATTTACGCCTTTTACACAGGAAGAAAGCGGTTATACCAGATTGTACGACGGCAATGGACTGGGATTGGCATTGGTAAAAAAATATTGTCAATTGAACAAAGCTGTAATCGACGTAAAGAGTAGAAAAGGCGAAGGTTCGGTTTTCTCAGTTCTGTTCGATAAAATAGGGTAGTTTGCTTTCTGACTACTCTGTACTTTTATTAAAAAGTATTGCCGGAAAATATAAACAACGTTTAAGTTTACTATTCTGAGTTGCTCAATACTTTTCGATAAAATTATATAAAAGCCCGGACATTCCGGGCGCTTATAATTTGAAGGTTCCGTTTCGGTAATCGATGGCTTCTGCAGCGTTGATTCAAAAAAAACGGACAAGGATAAATTTCCCTGTCCGTTTAATTAAATTTAGAGAATGTTCTACAGCTCGTCTATAATCTTATTCAATACGGCGCATGGTCTCATCACAGCCGAGGCTTTGATATCGTCGGGCAGGTAATACCCTCCGATGTCGACCGGTTTGCCCTGAATCGATATCAAGTCGTTCATTATTTTATCTTCGTTCGAAGAGAGTTCTTTGAATATTTTTTCGAATCTCTTTTTCAATTCGGCGTCTGCATCTTGATTTGCAAGTTCTTCCGCCCAATAGAGAGCCAGATAGAACGAACTGCCGCGGTTGTCGATTTCGCCGGCTTTGCGCGACGGCAACTTTCCGTTTTCCAAATATTTACCGATTGCTTTGTCCAGAGTTTCAGCCAAGACTTTCGCCTTGCTATTTTTGGTCTTTTCGTAAACCATTTCGAATGACGGAACCAAAGCGCAATACTCGCCGAGCGAATCCCAGCGTAAGTGGTTTTCTTTAAGGAGCTGTTCTACGTGTTTGGGAGCCGAGCCGCCTGCGCCTGTTTCGAACAGTCCGCCGCCTTTCAATAACGGCACAATCGAAAGCATTCTGGCGCTCGTGCCCAGTTCGAGTATCGGGAATAAATCCGTCAAATAATCCCTCAGTACGTTTCCCGTGACCGAAATTGTGTCCAATCCTTTACGCGTACGTTCGCATGTATACTTCATCGCTTCGGTCGGCTTCATTATTTTAATTTCGAGCCCCGAGGTGTCGTGTTCCTGCAAATATTTATTTACCTTCGCAATAATTTCTCTGTCGTGAGCTCTGTTTTCGTCCAGCCAGAAGACGGCGGGAGTTGAAGAAGCCCTGGCTCTGTTTACGGCAAGTTTAACCCAGTCTTTAACGGCTTCGTCTTTGGTCTGGCACATTCTGAATATATCGCCGGCTTCGACTTTTTGCTCGAGCAAAATAGCGCCTTCGTTATCGACCACTCTTACGATTCCATCCGACTTCAATTCGAAAGTCTTGTCGTGCGATCCGTATTCTTCGGCTTTCTTAGCCATCAATCCCACATTCGAAACCGCGCCCATTGAAGCCGGGTCGAACTGTCCGTTTGCTTTAACGTCGTCGATCATCGCCTGGTACATTGTAGAGTAACTGCGGTCGGGTATCATTGCAATAGTATCCTGGAGTTCGTCGTTTTTGTTCCACATTTTTCCGCCGTCGCGGATTACAACTGGCATCGAAGCGTCGATTATCACGTCGTTAGGAACGTGCAAATTTGTTTTACCGATGCGCGAGTCGACCATCGCCAGATCGGGTCTGGTTTCGTAAACTTTGTTGATGTCATTCTCGATTTCAATTCGTTTTTCGTCGGGGAGTTTTTTCAATTTTTCGAGAACGTCCAACAGACCGTTATTTACGTTTGCTCCGATTTCTTTCAAAGTGTCGGCGTGTTTTTCGAGAGCGTCTTTGAAATAGACAGAAACGGCGTGTCCGAACATAATCGGGTCGGACACTTTCATCATCGTGGCTTTAAGATGGAGCGATAAAAGAACTCCGTCTTTCTTAGCTGCTTCAATCTGTTCTTCATAAAATTTTCTCAATTCCCTCACGCTCATAACGGCGGTGTCGATTATCTCTCCTTCCAATAATTCCAGCTTTTCTTTTAATGTTGTTGTATTGCCGTTTTTATCTACGAACTCAATTTTTACGACGTCGTTCTTGTCGAGAGTAAGAGATTTTTCCGAGCCGTAAAAATCTTTTTGATTCATGTGAGCCACCCGGGTTTTGGAATCTTTAGACCACGGCTTCATCATTTTGTGGGGATGTTTTTGAGCGAACTTTTTGACCGATGCGGCTGCCCTGCGGTCGGAATTGCCTTCTCTCAAAACGGGATTAACCGCGGAACCCAAAATTTTGGAGTACCTCTCGCGGATTTTTTTATCTTCATCCGAGCCGGGTTCATCCGGAAAGTCGGGCACTGAGTAACCTTTTTCCTGAAGTTCTTTAATTGCGGCTTTCAATTGCGGTATTGTTGCGCTGATATTCGGCAGTTTGATGATGTTTGCGTTCGGATCCTGAGTCAGTTTGCCGAGTTCGGCAAGATGGTCGTCGATTCTTTGTGCCTCGCTCAAATACTCGGGAAAAGCAGCCAATATCCTGCCGGCAAGCGAAATATCTTTTACTTCGAATTCGATTCCGGTTCCTTTTGTATACGACTGTAAGATCGGCAGCAGCGAATAACTTGCCAGCGCCGGCGCCTCGTCGGTTTTTGTCCACATTATTTTAAAACTCATAGTTTTTATTCCTCTTATGTTTCCGATTAGATTGATTATTTATCGCTTTAAAATACAGATTTAAGCGTAATTAATGAATAAAATTGAATACCGGGGCGCGGAATATTTTTTTGGTGGGGAAATTGTAATTGTGATTCATGCTGTTAATATGTATACGAAGATTTAATTAGTATATAAATTAGAAAAATATTTCTCAATTCCGGGGATTGAATTAAAGTCTCAGGCGAGTTTTTTAAAAGTTGTACTTAACTTGTCTGAGATCATTATGAAACGTAATAAATTTTGTTGATAATATATCGATATTTAATTAGCTTAATATTTGGTTACAGAATCTCGAGGGTTTTTTATGCGATTAGTGGCAATATTTATTTAATTTCCAATGCAGAAATATTTTTCCCAAAAGGTCTTATGGAGTTATAATTAATGAGGAATATGTTCAAATATCTAATGGGGTTGTTTATTATCATAGCTCTTACTGCTTGCGAAAGGAAAATAATTAATGAGCCGCCGGTAGTTGAAGTAGTGGATTTGCTGCCGCTTGAGGAGGGTCAGTTTACAATTAATCATTTTAGAGTAGGTCTTACTAATACCGGTCTACTGTCTATTTCTGGTCTTACTTACGAAGCAGGATTGTGGATCGGAATGGAGAAAAACGGCGAGATAAGAGGAAATCTGGTACATACGCAACCGCCGTATTCAAATTATATTGCGGAACAGGCGGGCAGGAAAATCGGAGTATACGCGCTCGAAGCGGGAACTCTTTACAATGCGGACGGTTGGCCTAGTGATCTGGAAGCTCCGAGGGATAGAATCGGACCGAAAATTTACGGAGATAAAATGTTGTGGACGGCTCTTCTGTCGGACACTACAATATCGGAACCGCTTGTTTACGCATATCCGATAAAAGATTTGCTCGTTACAGCCGCTGTCTATGCTTTTAATTCCGAAGATTTGAAAGATGTTTTTTTTATAAAATACTGCATCAAAAACTTAAGCTATGAAACATGGGAAAATCTGCGAGCCGGCTTTTTTACCGATACAGACATTGGATTTTCGTTAAACAACAAAACGGCGTATGACTCGATCAGACAAATTTCCTATACTTACGATACCCTAGACTTTAATGTGGCGGGTTATAAATTTTTGGAAACTCCAAAAAATAGCGGCGTCTACAGTCATAGGATAATGAGGAAGAACAATTATATCAATCCCGAGTTTGGCGAGTACAGCTTCAAAAGACCCGAACAAATAATGTATGTATTAAAAGGGCTCTCGAACGACGGTCAGCCGATGATAAATCCTGTTACGAATAAAGAAACGCTCTTTGCATTTACTGGCGATCCGATTACGCGCACAGGCTGGCTCGATTCGCCAGTAGACGTACGCAGCTTTTTATCGACCGGCGAATTTACTTTGAAACCCCGGGAGAAAGCCTGGATGACCGTAGTGTTTGTCTATCACAAAGGCAATAACCTTATGAACTCGATTAAAGAAATGAAACTGAAAATAGAAAGAATTAAAGCAAATAAAAGTCTCTGGGATTTTAAATAAACAAATATATTCTGACAGTTAAGTTTATCTGGTTTAGGTTAGGATTAAGATACGTAATTGTATATAAAATATTCTTCATAGGGTGTTAAGTTTTTAATTTTATTATCAAAGTTTAAATATCTTGATATATGCTAAAAATATTTGGCACAGATATATTAAAAGACGAATAGTTGACACAATAAGCGTTGTAACATATATTTACATTATTTCTCTAAACTTCGATGTATGAATCATGCCGTTTCAACTGGCAGAAAATATTGTACTGTTATTAGCGCTCTCAACTCTCTATAATTTTTTTTATAACATTCATACCAAAGATGATAGACTCTTCAAAGTAATTTTAGGAATAGCCAGTGGCTTAATGACTATTATAAGCATGTATTTTACAGATAATTATACAAATACAATGCTGCTTGACTCAAGTCCTGTAATAATATCGATGGCAAGTTTATTCGGAGGCAGTTTTAGCGCTTCTATTTCTGTGTTAACAGCTTGTGTATATAAAATATATTTTAGTAACGAGAGTGTCATTGCTGGTGTTATTACAATTATTGGTGCAGCGGCTGTGGGATTGGCATTTCGAGTTAAATTTCGCAACAAACCTGAAGATATTACAACATTATCTCTATACCTTCTTGGATTTACTGTTCAAATTATATCATTGTCCTCTTACCTGTTTTTTCTGTCTTTAACTAAAGGAATGCATTTATTTTCGGTTGTATGGTTGACGGCAATCTTAATTTATCCGTTCGTATCCATACTCGTTGGACTGCAACTTCGAAGCGTAGGGAGGCTGCACCGTATTAAAATTGAGCTAAAGGAAAAAGAAGAAGATTTAAGAATCACGTTTAATTCTATTGGAGATGCAGTAATAGTTACAGACACAAATGGCAACGTTGTGCGCTTAAATCCAGTTGCAGAACAACTGACAGGTTACAGCGTCGAAGAAGCCGTTAATAAACATATCGAAGAGATCTTCAAAATTTACAATTCATCGACTAATGAAAAAGCGGATAACCCCGTAGAAAAGGTTATTTCTACGGGCAAAGTTGTGGGGCTTGCAAATAGCGCCAAGCTTATTTCCAAGACAGGCCAAGAATATCAAATTACGGACTCCGTGGCTCCCATATTTGACGAAACCGGAAAATTCAAAGGGGTAGTATTAGTGATCAGAGACGTTACTGATGAATACAGTATGAAAGAAGCTCTGATTAAAAGCGAGGAAAAATTCAGAAGAGTTTTTGAAAACAGTATTGTTCCGGTAGTTGTTAGTCGACTAAAGGATGGTAAATATGTAGCTGTTAATAGAGCCTTCCTCAGAATGATGAATTTTACAGAAGAAGAGGTTATCGGAAAAACATCGCTCGAATTAAATACATGGGCGAATCTTGATGACAGAAAAACATTTGTAGATAGCCTTATAGAAAAAGAGAGTGTTGAAAATTTTAAAGCCAAGTTTAGAACAAAAAACGGGGATTTCAAAATTGTTTTGATATCTGCTAATACATTCTTGTTTAATGGGGAGCCCCATATAATTAGTGTTATGAATGACATTACGGATCTTAAAGAATCAGAGAGGCAGCTTGAAATTTATCGCAAAATTTTAGAGAAGTCATTAAACGAAGTATATATTATTGACGCCGGCGCATTAAATTTTATACATGCTAATGATTCAGCTCTAAGAAACTTAGGATACAGCCTGGAAGAACTTAGGGAAATGACGCCTATTGACATAAAACCAGAATTCACAAAAGAATCATTTGAAAAATTAATTACACCACTAAGAAAAGGCGATAAAAATGAAATAAAATTTGAAACTGTCCATAAACGGAAGGATGGAAGTATTTACAATGTTGAAGTTCATCTGCAGCTTATAAGTGTCGAGGAAACGTCTTATTTCACTGCAATAATTCTTGACATAACTGATAAAAAAAAGTATGAAGAAGATTTAGTCAAAGCCAAAGAAAAAGCTGAGGAAATAAATAGGTTAAAATCTATATTCTTTGCTAATATGAGTCATGAATTGAGAACTCCGTTCGTTGGTATTATTGGTTACTCAGAACTTCTGTTGGATATTATAACTGATCCTGATGCACGGCAAATGGTTGAAGGTATACTGGAGTCTTCCAAAAGAATGAAAGATACTTTAACAAAAATTTTACAATTAACACAGATGGAATTTGAAGGTTATAGTATAAAAATCAGACCATTTGATATTAGGTCTATGATAAACGAAATAATAGCGAATTATAGAAGGGAAGCGCAGAAGAAAAATATTGTTATTTCTAGTAATATTAGTGTAAAAAATAATTTGATAATGTCCGACGAGCATTTACTCTATGAAATAATTTCAAATATACTTGATAACGCCATCAAGTATACCAATGAAGGAAGTGTCGATATTATTATAAATGATTTTAATAGAGATAATAAAGTGTATTTAAAAATCCTTATAAAAGATTCAGGAATAGGGATCGCTAAGGAAAAAATAGATGTGATTTGGGATGAGTTCCGGCAGTTGAGCGAAGGATACGGAAGAGAATATGAAGGAGTCGGATTAGGACTGTCTATAGTAAAAAAATATGTAAAATTACTTAACGGTGAAATATTCGTTGAAAGCCGTTTAGGAGAAGGGAGTGTGTTTAGCGTAGAGGTGCCAATTGAATATGATAAAGGGTAATTAGGTTAAATAGATTTAGGAGAATGGATGAAAATACTGCATGTAGAAGACAATAGGCAAACACTGGATATCGTTAAAAGAATATTATCGAGATTTTATACAGTTGATAATGCTGAAAATGCTGAAACTGCAATATCAAAGGTGAATGAAACTGAATACGATCTGTTAATCGTTGACATTCATTTAGGCAAGGGAATGAATGGTATAGAGTTAATACAAGAAATTAAAAATTAAAAGGTTATGAACATGTGCCTTGTTTAGCTTTAACTGCTTATGCTTCAGAACGGGATCGGGAATACTTACTAAGTGAAGGATTTACGTATTTTCTGGCAAAACCATTTTCGATGAATGAGCTTGTCGATAAAATAAAAGAGATCGAAAAATGCAGTAAAAATGTTATAGAAAATAATAGACAGTATTAAAATTATATGGTTTATACTTTCTCTATGGAAAGAATAGTTGCTTGTATTTTATGAAAAGAGTACATCGGTAAATATGCCATGGTAATTTAAATCAATTTAAACAAAAAAATAATGATATTAGAGGGTTTTCGGATTTGGTCCCGCCTATGGCGGGATAAACTCCGGGACTTATGAAGAGTATTAATCGGTAAGCATATACTGATAAATTAGTCGATTTAAAATAAAAAACCCGGTAATTAAACCGGGCTACCAGAGCTGGCGAAGGGACTTGAACCCCCGACCTGCTGATTACAAGTCAGCTGCTCTACCAACTGAGCTACGCCAGCATTAAACAAAAAACCTAAAGTCAGCAGCTCTACCTCCGTCGGCTGACGGATGAGCTACGCCAGCATTAAACAAAAAACCTAAAGTCAGCAGCTCTACCTCCGTCGGTTGACGGAGGAGCATTCAACTTTTTAAAATTGACGTCTGCAAATCTACTAAATTATCCTATTTGAGTGCAATATCGAACGGAATTTTTTTTTATCTTTGCCGACAAGTATAAATCTTACAACTATGACCAAAAACGAACTGAAATATTATTCATCGCTACAAAAAAAGAAATACCGAAAAGCGGAGAAAAAATTTCTTGTAGAAGGGGCTAAATTAATCCGTGAAGCTATTGATTCGGAATTTCGATGCGAAATTGTATTCTATACTAATCAGTTTGAAGAAAAATTCGGTGAGTTCCAGGAGTATCTCAAAAGCAAAGGATGTAAGTCGGAATTAATATCCCAAAAGGAATTGGAAAAACTGAGCGACACGGAATCGCCGCAAGGGATAATCGGAATCTTCAATGAAAAAACCGACTTCTTATCGCACTCAAACCCTAAATTCCTGCTGGCGCTCGAAGATATCTCCGATCCGGGAAATATGGGCGCCATTATCAGAAATGCCGATTGGTTCGGACTGAAAAAAATTATTGCAAGCAAAGACTGCGCGGAAATTTATAATCCGAAAGTAATAAGAGCCTCGGCGGGGTCGGTTTTTCATTTGGAGATTTTATACTCTGATGATTTTTATGAATTTCTTTTGAGACTCAAACAAGAAGGGCATAGTATTCTTACGGCGGATTTGAATGGCGAAAGCGTTTATGAATTTACGCCCGGAGACAAAATTATATTGACTCTTTCTAACGAAGCCAAAGGACCGTCCGATAAATTGAAATCGATTACGGACAATTCAATTACAATTCCGGGACGCGGTAAAGCGGAATCGTTGAATGTAGCTGCGGCGTCGGCTATCCTGATTTCGGAATTGGCTCGTAAAATTTAATCGAAAAATTCCCACGCAACACCGAATCTTACCGAGCGCTCCTGCTTGGGATAATAGGGAACTATGAAGTATTTGGAGTTTAGCAAATTCTCGAAAACAAAATAGAGAATGGCGCGCTCCTGCAATTGACCCGCCAGGAAAAAGTCGATTTGATTCGAGGACTTGAATAAATAATCGTCGTCTTTGTAAATCGGCCAGGAAGCCGAAATCATTTTTTCTAAATCATAATAAATGCCCGGTCTTCTTCCGTAGATGTAAAAATTAAATCCGGTTTTTAAATTAAGATTATTATTGAAGAGGGTGTCGACGTAATAGATTCCTCCCGTCGATATGATTTCCGGAAGACCGAGCGAATTTCTTCCTTCCCGGTTGAAATAATAACTTGAATTGGTTTCGAACAGAAATTTCCAGAGCTTTAATGAGGCGCGTAAATTCGCGCCGTCTATTAAAATATTCTTGGAAATGAAACCGGATTCTGTCATGATTAATCTATTCTTGATATCCTTTCTAAAGTATGAAGCTTCGGCGTTCATCAGAGGAGAATAATAAGATAATTTGATTTCGACATTATGATAGATTTGTTTGTCGGATTCGCCGAATAAACTTTTCTCGTACGGATTATACGGTTTGCTGAAATTCGAATAGCCTGCGTAGAATATAAATCCTGACAAAATTCTCAGACTGAAATCCGCTCCGTATCCCAAATGGGAATCGCCGTTGTAATTCAGGTATTTTCCGAAGAACGAAAGTTTGAGTTTTCCTCTCATTATTTCCGTTGCGCCGATTAAAGAGGAAGCGAGAACCGTTAGTTTATCCTCGTCGATAAGCGGCGACGAAAAAGAAGTATATTCAAACTGATTAATCGAAAAGAGTTTGAAGGCGCCAAAGTTTAGCGACTGGTTGTAATTCAAACCGGCGCTCATCGAACCGTTGTCGCGAATTATTGTGTCTATGCCTGATTGCGTTATAAAATATGTCGTATCGTTTTGTCTGTATTCGTTCAGATGCGAGCGCAGAAAGAACGAAATTTTATACGGCGCATTCGAACCCAGGTAGGATTTTATTCCCGCGTCGAAGTATCGAAGCGTCGACTTTTGATACCTATAATAGAAATTAACCGGCGCGAGTATCGGATTATAAATTACGGGATTTTCATAGTCGAAAGGCGATGAAACGGCGGAATCGATATTTACTCCGCCGTTTAACTGCGTAATTGTTTTGGAATATTTATACGATAAAAATGTAAACGAGGAATCGTTTAATTTGTAACGGGCTCTCAGCGCAAATGACCAAAGCCCGTAATCGCTGTTTGGATAGCGGGGGCTTGTGCTTTGATTTGTAAGTTCAAACGATATATTTAATTTTTCCGCAAAGTTAGAACTGAAGTATCCGTCGATAAAACCTTCGTCGTATGGCGCCTGATAATAACGCAATCGCGTATACGGTCTTTCATGCAAATATTTTCTTGATACGAAATTTATTGCTGTGGAATTATTATTCGCGCCGTATAAAAAACCTCTCGCCAGAGGAATTAATTCGATTTTCTCGAGGCTTTCGGATTGGAATAAATTTAAGTCGAAGGCGTTAAAGATTCGGTCGTTAAGAAAAACTCCGTCGTTTAAAACTGAAATATTATTAAAGCCTTCTCCATATAAAATATATTCGCTCGGCTGTCCCACCGTACCCAGATCTCTCAAAAATCCGAAAGGCATTAATTTGAAAAAATCGCCGGGGTACCTGTAGTCGGAAAAATTGATATATTTTTTTGAAATCGAATTGTCGTTTATGTCGATTAAATCGTCCGTCTTGTGAAGAGTGGAGTCCGTTTGTCCTTTGATAATCACAAAAGAGATTATAACCAGAGCTAAAATTCTTCTCATCGTTCTTATTATTTTCTTAGTGCAAAGATAGTTTTAATTATTTAATCAAAAAAGCGTGAAATCTATTGATTAATTATTAGCCTTTGACATAAATCAAAATGTTGATAAAAAAGACAAAAAATGTTTGTTTTAAGTTGAAAAATTGTTAAATTTTGTACGTCTGCGAAAAGCAGGAATGTAAAACATTCAATAATAAAAGGAGTAATCCTATGCCAATGACAAAGAGTCAAATTGTAGACCACATGGCAAAGAAGACCGGGCTTACAAAAAAACAAACAGCTCAGTTCTTGGAAGAGTTTATAGCTCTGGCTTACAAAGAAGCTAAAAAAGAGTTTCTTATTCCCGGTCTGGGTAAAGTAGTTCTTGTTAAAAGAAAAGCTCGCAAAGGAAGAAATCCCCAAACAGGCGAAACAATTAAAATTCCTGCAAAGAAAGTTCTCAAATTCAGATTCGTTAAAGCAGCTAAAGACGCTATCCTGGGAACAAAATAATAAGCTATCTTCGCTTTTACTATATCTTTGTTAAAAGAGGCTGATTTTCAGCCTCTTTTTATTTTCCCTCTATCGGTTTTAATTTTGTTTAACAGCTCGTTGTAAAGTTTTTCAGGGATGTTGCGGAGAATTTTAGTCGATAGTTTTTGGAAATCGCCGACGTGCGAATAAAAACCGACCGTAACATTCTGCGATTTATCATGAAGATAAATAGGACGTGTGGGAAAACCGCTGAAAATCCCCCCTTTCAATTCGTCGATATTTTTGTAATGAATGATTACCTTCTTTTTGCTCATAAAAAAGTCGCTGCACACCATCTTTTCGTTGTCCGCTTCGATTACAAACGGAAAAAGACGGTAGGTCTTTATGAAATATCTGTTGATGATGTAGATTATCAATCCGTTTATTGCGGCGGGAAAGACGAAATACCATTTCTC comes from Melioribacter roseus P3M-2 and encodes:
- a CDS encoding LytS/YhcK type 5TM receptor domain-containing protein, giving the protein MLKSLLLNASLLIAIGTLFNLLYNLRRKSKLLFGVLVGILFGLSAIAGMNLPYQYAPGIFYDGRSIILTVAGLFGGPVSAAIAVVVASIYRITLGGPGVIAGVASIIGPALTGLLIRRYYNNNPLNYSVGVLFVAGFLGSIVMLASQTLIIPIPSGWNIVKQIWLPVMIVFPVATVLLGLILSNEEKRIHSEQLLSREREKLKLITDNVTDVVWLTDLNFRPTFISPSVSNLLGYSVEEYLKLKVEDLYPPEILMRINKWLNEELAEDKRADADKNRNRIYEIQQYRKDGSLVELSVNVRFLRNEYGEPVGLIGVSRDVTEKKKNEKVKEILYDVSRISAAEIGLVEFASHIHKQIKSILRAENFYIALYDKETDLYKFIYHTDKYDEYVVNEPVSLKDGLTDYVRKNAKASLISRSEDEKLREKGVINLVGREAVIWMGAPIINSSRGEVIGVIALQDYESENAYTEDDLRTLEIIASQLGLFIDRVKILEELKIAKEKAELSDRLKTEFMAQMSHEIRTPINIITGSMQLIMDELPDKKNPEIEELFDSINIAAARIIRTIDMILNYSELQTDSYETNIKILDLEEILKKKLVGEFKISAQSKGINLKYECNAKNTRIRGDEYSVHQIFANLIDNALKYTHEGEVKITVTETGNKVKVEISDTGIGMSEDFLKKIFTPFTQEESGYTRLYDGNGLGLALVKKYCQLNKAVIDVKSRKGEGSVFSVLFDKIG
- a CDS encoding NADP-dependent isocitrate dehydrogenase, with the translated sequence MSFKIMWTKTDEAPALASYSLLPILQSYTKGTGIEFEVKDISLAGRILAAFPEYLSEAQRIDDHLAELGKLTQDPNANIIKLPNISATIPQLKAAIKELQEKGYSVPDFPDEPGSDEDKKIRERYSKILGSAVNPVLREGNSDRRAAASVKKFAQKHPHKMMKPWSKDSKTRVAHMNQKDFYGSEKSLTLDKNDVVKIEFVDKNGNTTTLKEKLELLEGEIIDTAVMSVRELRKFYEEQIEAAKKDGVLLSLHLKATMMKVSDPIMFGHAVSVYFKDALEKHADTLKEIGANVNNGLLDVLEKLKKLPDEKRIEIENDINKVYETRPDLAMVDSRIGKTNLHVPNDVIIDASMPVVIRDGGKMWNKNDELQDTIAMIPDRSYSTMYQAMIDDVKANGQFDPASMGAVSNVGLMAKKAEEYGSHDKTFELKSDGIVRVVDNEGAILLEQKVEAGDIFRMCQTKDEAVKDWVKLAVNRARASSTPAVFWLDENRAHDREIIAKVNKYLQEHDTSGLEIKIMKPTEAMKYTCERTRKGLDTISVTGNVLRDYLTDLFPILELGTSARMLSIVPLLKGGGLFETGAGGSAPKHVEQLLKENHLRWDSLGEYCALVPSFEMVYEKTKNSKAKVLAETLDKAIGKYLENGKLPSRKAGEIDNRGSSFYLALYWAEELANQDADAELKKRFEKIFKELSSNEDKIMNDLISIQGKPVDIGGYYLPDDIKASAVMRPCAVLNKIIDEL